The following DNA comes from Bombus affinis isolate iyBomAffi1 unplaced genomic scaffold, iyBomAffi1.2 ctg00001270.1, whole genome shotgun sequence.
ttcgcaacctgattaccgattgaattgctattcaataacatcgttacctatcgaatatatcgaacatggtgtgattgtacgagtaaataatatcaattagatgaaactcatattactagtgttccatttaatcgatttaccttggcgctgttcttcgacgcttggtgccatcgtatcagcgcacggcgcagtctccttttgtatagtcgacgtattgatagcgttcaccgcttgtgttacgatcgatttgttcgtttcttcttgGAAAAAGCCGGCTTGCAGTGCAAGTTTCCTCACGGCCAGACAGTAACCCAGAATCGGTGCCGCCAACAGGTCGAGACAGGCAGTAACCCAGGGCATAACCCGACGATGAACTATTCAAATTGGGGTCTTTGGTTTCCCTTCCCTTCCAAGGAAAACACAAGTCAACAGGTAGACCAGTCGAGAAGTCGATAATTACAGGAAAAGAATGAAAGTGATCCTGGTAacgcttttgcttgaaatatccagcaaacaagaggcctctatttgtataaaatact
Coding sequences within:
- the LOC126928663 gene encoding uncharacterized protein LOC126928663, with product MPWVTACLDLLAAPILGYCLAVRKLALQAGFFQEETNKSIVTQAVNAINTSTIQKETAPCADTMAPSVEEQRQEPKDKITIRMSGIMKSPRKFSGVVIAMCGLPGRGKSQVAQCLSRRLNWNGDSTKGICMARSR